In Microbacterium foliorum, the following proteins share a genomic window:
- the kdpA gene encoding potassium-transporting ATPase subunit KdpA, with amino-acid sequence MGAGTELWFGILQAAVLVVALVLLYRPVGDYMARVFSTPRDLKAERGIFRLIGVDPASEQTWRAYARSVLAFSIVGLLLVYGLQRLQGFLPQSLGLPAVPEGLAFNTAASFVANTNWQSYSPEQTMGYTVQLAGLTVQNFVSAAVGLAVAVALIRGLSRRGSTTIGNFWVDLIRGLGRILLPIALIAAIALIAGGVVQNFAGFTDVTTVSGGTQTIPGGPVASQEAIKLLGTNGGGFFNANSAHPFENPTGWTSLLQILLILVIPFSLPRTFGRMIGDNRQGYAIAAVMGTIFLVSTFALSALELAGRGSAPELAGAAMEGKEVRFGILGSTLFGSASTLTSTGAVNSMHDSYTALGGMMPMLNMMLGEVAPGGVGSGLYGMLVLAIIAVFVGGLLVGRTPEYLGKRIGPKEIKLASLYILVTPTLVLIGTALSFAIPGIRADVEATSILNPGVHGMSEVLYAFTSASNNNGSAFAGLTANTPWFNTALGIAMLLGRFLPIVLVLALAGSFAAQQRVPENTGTLPTHRPQFVGLLAAVTVIITALTYFPVLALGPLAEGLV; translated from the coding sequence ATGGGCGCCGGCACCGAACTCTGGTTCGGCATCCTGCAAGCCGCCGTGCTCGTCGTCGCCCTCGTGCTGCTCTACCGCCCTGTCGGCGACTACATGGCGCGCGTCTTCAGCACTCCCCGTGATCTGAAGGCCGAGCGGGGCATCTTCCGCCTGATCGGCGTCGACCCGGCATCCGAGCAGACCTGGCGGGCGTATGCCCGCAGCGTGCTCGCGTTCTCGATCGTCGGTCTGCTGTTGGTCTACGGGCTGCAGCGTCTGCAGGGCTTCCTGCCCCAGTCGCTCGGACTCCCGGCCGTGCCCGAGGGGCTCGCCTTCAACACCGCGGCGTCGTTCGTCGCGAACACCAACTGGCAGTCGTACTCGCCCGAGCAGACCATGGGCTACACCGTGCAGCTCGCGGGCCTCACTGTGCAGAACTTCGTCTCGGCCGCCGTCGGTCTGGCCGTCGCGGTCGCGCTGATCCGCGGCCTCTCGCGCCGCGGCTCGACCACGATCGGCAACTTCTGGGTCGACCTGATCCGCGGGCTCGGACGCATCCTGCTGCCGATCGCTCTGATCGCCGCCATCGCCCTGATCGCGGGCGGCGTGGTGCAGAACTTCGCCGGCTTCACCGATGTGACCACGGTCTCGGGCGGCACGCAGACCATTCCCGGCGGACCGGTCGCGTCACAGGAGGCCATCAAGCTGCTCGGCACCAACGGCGGCGGCTTCTTCAACGCCAACTCGGCGCATCCGTTCGAGAACCCGACCGGATGGACCAGCCTGCTGCAGATCCTGCTGATCCTCGTGATCCCGTTCTCACTCCCCCGCACGTTCGGTCGCATGATCGGCGACAACCGCCAGGGCTACGCGATCGCCGCCGTGATGGGCACGATCTTCCTGGTCTCGACCTTCGCGCTCTCGGCCCTCGAGCTCGCCGGCCGAGGCTCAGCACCCGAACTCGCCGGCGCCGCCATGGAGGGCAAGGAGGTGCGCTTCGGCATCCTCGGCTCGACCCTCTTCGGTAGCGCCAGCACCCTGACCTCGACCGGTGCCGTCAACTCGATGCACGACTCGTACACGGCGCTCGGTGGCATGATGCCGATGCTCAACATGATGCTCGGCGAGGTCGCGCCCGGCGGCGTCGGCTCGGGCCTGTACGGCATGCTCGTGCTCGCGATCATCGCGGTGTTCGTCGGTGGACTGCTCGTCGGGCGCACCCCCGAGTACCTCGGCAAGCGCATCGGCCCGAAGGAGATCAAGCTCGCGAGCCTCTACATCCTCGTGACGCCCACGCTCGTGCTGATCGGCACGGCCCTGAGCTTCGCGATCCCCGGCATCCGCGCCGACGTCGAGGCGACCAGCATCCTCAACCCCGGTGTGCACGGCATGAGCGAGGTGCTCTACGCCTTCACCTCGGCGTCGAACAACAACGGCTCCGCCTTCGCCGGCCTCACTGCGAACACCCCGTGGTTCAACACCGCACTGGGCATCGCGATGCTGCTCGGCCGGTTCCTTCCGATCGTGCTCGTGCTGGCCCTGGCCGGATCCTTCGCCGCGCAGCAGCGCGTGCCGGAGAACACCGGAACCCTGCCCACGCACCGACCGCAGTTCGTCGGCCTCCTCGCCGCCGTCACGGTCATCATCACGGCACTCACCTACTTCCCCGTGCTCGCACTGGGACCCCTCGCTGAAGGACTCGTCTGA
- a CDS encoding potassium-transporting ATPase subunit F produces MIVFEIIAAALAVAAVVYLVVALVAPEKF; encoded by the coding sequence GTGATCGTCTTCGAGATCATCGCCGCCGCCCTCGCCGTGGCCGCCGTCGTCTACCTCGTGGTGGCTCTCGTCGCCCCGGAGAAGTTCTGA
- a CDS encoding RNA polymerase sigma factor encodes MTAGSLQVPLVRPDGESTHDSRGRHPGVAVRNDAMTADAGRSRRADIDERVAHVYREEWARIVAGLTRRCGDLGLAEEMAAEAFASAVERWPGEGVPPNPAGWITTTAYRKAIDRLRRESFRDAKQREALMLQDPEPPEPTGAIDDDRLRLLFTCCHPALSLEGRVALTLRVVAGLTVEGIARAFLMQESAVRQRITRAKSKIKTARIPYQVPAPEDLRVRIDGVLAVLYLVFNEGYFASGPDVPALRTELTTEAIRLTRLIRELLPDDAEVAGILALMLLSEARSPARISTEGELVRLDEQDRGLWNRELIDEGLSLLARLRGSAPGRYTLLAEINAVHASAADAGRTDWQRIVELYEQLERVDPSPVVTLGRAVAIAERDSPERALVVVESLRDVLADFHGLHVTRAELLRAAGRPADAVDAYDRAILLASNDAEIAHLTRRRDEIAVPPVPGPSGTMTNGESR; translated from the coding sequence ATGACGGCCGGTTCGCTGCAGGTCCCGCTCGTCCGACCGGATGGAGAGAGCACGCATGACTCGAGGGGGCGGCATCCAGGGGTCGCGGTGCGGAATGACGCGATGACGGCGGATGCCGGGCGGTCGCGTCGCGCTGATATCGATGAGCGAGTCGCCCACGTTTACCGCGAGGAGTGGGCGAGGATCGTCGCCGGGCTGACTCGGCGCTGCGGTGATCTCGGGCTCGCCGAAGAGATGGCCGCCGAGGCGTTCGCCTCCGCTGTCGAGCGGTGGCCGGGCGAGGGCGTGCCGCCGAATCCGGCTGGGTGGATCACCACCACGGCCTATCGCAAGGCCATCGATCGGCTGCGCCGGGAGTCGTTCCGCGACGCGAAGCAGCGGGAGGCGCTGATGCTGCAGGATCCCGAACCTCCCGAGCCGACCGGCGCCATCGATGACGACCGGCTGCGCCTGCTGTTCACGTGCTGTCACCCGGCCCTGTCGCTCGAAGGGCGCGTAGCTCTGACCCTTCGTGTGGTTGCCGGCCTCACGGTCGAGGGGATCGCGCGAGCCTTCCTGATGCAGGAATCCGCCGTGCGGCAGCGCATCACGCGGGCGAAGTCGAAGATCAAGACCGCGCGGATCCCCTATCAGGTTCCCGCGCCCGAAGACCTGCGCGTGCGCATCGACGGGGTGCTGGCCGTGCTCTATCTCGTGTTCAACGAGGGCTACTTCGCGTCCGGCCCCGACGTGCCGGCGCTGCGCACCGAGCTGACCACCGAGGCGATTCGGCTCACAAGACTCATCAGAGAGCTGCTGCCCGACGACGCAGAGGTCGCGGGGATCCTGGCACTGATGTTGCTCAGCGAGGCGCGCTCTCCGGCCAGGATCTCGACTGAAGGCGAGCTGGTGCGACTCGATGAGCAGGACCGCGGGCTGTGGAATCGTGAGCTGATCGACGAAGGCCTGTCGCTTCTCGCCCGACTGCGTGGCTCGGCACCCGGTCGTTACACTCTGCTCGCCGAGATCAACGCGGTGCATGCGTCCGCGGCGGATGCGGGGCGCACAGACTGGCAGCGCATCGTCGAGCTCTACGAGCAGTTGGAGCGCGTCGACCCGAGTCCGGTCGTCACTCTCGGCAGAGCCGTGGCGATCGCCGAGCGGGACTCGCCGGAGCGGGCTCTGGTCGTCGTCGAGTCGCTGCGCGATGTACTGGCGGACTTCCACGGCTTGCATGTGACCCGGGCCGAGCTGCTACGCGCAGCGGGCAGACCAGCGGATGCCGTGGACGCCTACGACCGCGCGATCTTGCTCGCGAGCAACGACGCCGAGATCGCCCACCTGACCCGGCGCCGCGACGAGATCGCGGTGCCACCGGTGCCCGGACCCTCCGGGACCATGACGAACGGAGAGAGCAGATGA
- a CDS encoding YciI family protein: MSNKYLVIHMTDPTGETMPRDADQRLLGEWAQEGDAAGRLGDGAPVAGPEEAKSVAVRDGKVLVTDGPFPEFKEWFAGYDIVTAESIDEAASFMAKHPTAVMGRVYILPVVKLPWDED; this comes from the coding sequence ATGAGCAACAAGTACCTCGTGATCCACATGACCGACCCGACCGGCGAGACGATGCCGCGCGATGCCGACCAGCGTCTGCTCGGTGAGTGGGCGCAAGAGGGTGACGCGGCCGGACGGCTGGGCGACGGCGCACCCGTGGCCGGCCCCGAAGAGGCGAAGTCCGTGGCGGTGCGAGACGGCAAGGTGCTCGTCACCGACGGCCCGTTCCCCGAGTTCAAGGAGTGGTTCGCGGGGTATGACATCGTCACCGCCGAGTCGATCGACGAAGCAGCGAGCTTCATGGCGAAGCATCCGACCGCCGTGATGGGGAGGGTCTACATCCTGCCCGTGGTGAAGCTCCCCTGGGACGAGGACTGA
- a CDS encoding AbrB/MazE/SpoVT family DNA-binding domain-containing protein: MSTAEFHGYVGVQSRGLIALPASVRERLHLNEPGTQLEVTERPDGVVELRAAVPVPADQAWFWTERWQQREREVDEHVSAGRVASFANGDAFLESLDAVESEQ, translated from the coding sequence ATGTCTACCGCAGAGTTCCATGGTTATGTCGGCGTCCAGAGCCGAGGCCTCATCGCCCTGCCTGCCAGCGTCCGCGAGCGTCTGCATCTGAACGAGCCGGGGACGCAGCTTGAGGTGACCGAGCGTCCGGACGGAGTCGTGGAGCTTCGTGCGGCGGTGCCTGTTCCCGCCGACCAGGCGTGGTTCTGGACCGAGCGTTGGCAACAACGCGAGCGCGAAGTGGATGAACATGTGAGTGCCGGCCGGGTGGCGTCCTTCGCGAACGGGGATGCCTTCCTCGAGAGCCTCGATGCCGTCGAGTCGGAGCAGTGA
- a CDS encoding SLC13 family permease — protein MSATRRRLGAGTIIVLALIAVALVCIVTGVLPPSDAGALGARIAPVLGFVIAITIVAELARDAAVFDVVAQRLARWGQGRVILLWLSVVVLAVISTVFLSLDTTAVIVTPVVVVLAQSVGIPPLPFALVTVWLANTASLALPVSNLTNLLAARSIGDDPLAFLALSWAPTLVGVLVPVVILTLRHRRTLFGGYRAPTGGDPSDRVLFWAASGILLLLMPLLALTHDVWIPATVAALVLIVVFGIRRRHVLRLSLVPGQAIGLAAALFVVVETAHANGILDFLSVLATSGHAPAELLRLSAAGALAANGVNNLPAYLILEPTAGDPVALMALLIGVNLGPLITPWASLATLLWHHRVVSLGVEIRWGSLMLWGAIVAVPTVLVATLVLTFVAG, from the coding sequence GTGAGTGCGACGCGACGGCGGCTGGGAGCGGGGACGATCATCGTCCTGGCGCTCATCGCCGTGGCACTGGTCTGCATCGTCACGGGCGTTCTTCCGCCCTCGGATGCCGGGGCGCTCGGCGCCCGCATCGCGCCGGTGCTCGGGTTCGTCATCGCGATCACGATCGTCGCGGAGCTTGCCCGGGATGCCGCGGTGTTCGACGTCGTCGCACAGCGTCTGGCTCGGTGGGGGCAGGGGCGCGTCATCCTGCTCTGGTTGTCCGTCGTGGTGCTCGCCGTCATCAGCACGGTGTTCCTGTCGCTCGACACCACGGCGGTGATCGTGACGCCGGTCGTGGTCGTGCTCGCGCAGAGCGTCGGCATCCCGCCCCTGCCGTTCGCACTCGTCACGGTGTGGCTGGCGAACACGGCATCCCTCGCACTGCCCGTCTCGAACCTCACGAACCTGCTCGCGGCGCGGTCGATCGGTGACGACCCGCTCGCGTTCCTCGCGCTGAGCTGGGCGCCGACGCTCGTCGGGGTGCTCGTGCCCGTGGTGATCCTCACACTGCGACATCGGCGCACGCTCTTCGGCGGGTATCGCGCTCCGACCGGCGGAGACCCTTCCGACCGGGTGCTCTTCTGGGCGGCCTCCGGCATCCTGCTGCTCCTGATGCCCCTGCTCGCACTGACCCATGACGTGTGGATCCCTGCGACGGTCGCCGCGCTCGTGCTCATCGTCGTGTTCGGCATCCGGCGTCGTCATGTGCTCCGACTCTCGCTCGTGCCGGGGCAGGCGATCGGCCTGGCGGCGGCCCTGTTCGTCGTGGTCGAGACCGCGCACGCGAACGGCATCCTCGACTTCCTGTCGGTCCTCGCGACCAGCGGCCACGCGCCCGCAGAGCTGCTGCGTCTCTCGGCAGCGGGCGCGCTCGCTGCGAACGGGGTCAACAACCTGCCCGCCTACCTGATCCTCGAACCCACAGCCGGCGACCCGGTCGCGCTCATGGCACTGCTGATCGGGGTGAACCTCGGCCCGCTGATCACACCGTGGGCGTCGCTCGCCACGCTGCTCTGGCACCACAGAGTGGTGTCGCTGGGGGTCGAGATCCGCTGGGGCAGCCTGATGCTCTGGGGTGCGATCGTCGCCGTGCCGACGGTGCTGGTGGCCACGCTCGTGCTCACGTTCGTCGCTGGCTGA
- a CDS encoding GntR family transcriptional regulator, translating into MGDISASLPIRPRQLIRDQVFATLAEEIISGRMQPLEEIRDQDLQAEYGVSRTPIREALNRLADLGLIEVSTNRFTRVAPVDLDAQADRVETAVAMIGYCAVKAVPTYTDEQVASLQERIDGLLAAGLAGASTREGLSLWYALWGEIVLSAHNQTMIDILDGQLALHLTRTVPAQPVAAELVDFMRTGLEQLRALFERRDGIGVREIIEPLFLRSTIDPLRAAAAFAAASASSDPTRIGRSPGE; encoded by the coding sequence GTGGGCGACATCAGCGCATCTCTGCCGATTCGGCCGCGGCAGCTGATCCGCGACCAGGTCTTCGCCACGCTCGCCGAAGAGATCATCTCTGGGCGCATGCAGCCCCTCGAAGAGATCCGCGACCAGGATCTGCAGGCCGAATACGGCGTCTCCCGCACGCCCATCCGCGAAGCCCTGAACCGCCTCGCCGACCTCGGGCTCATCGAAGTCAGCACCAACCGGTTCACTCGCGTCGCCCCGGTCGATCTCGACGCACAGGCCGACCGCGTCGAGACCGCCGTCGCGATGATCGGATACTGCGCGGTCAAAGCCGTGCCGACCTACACCGACGAGCAGGTCGCGTCGCTGCAGGAGCGCATCGACGGACTGCTCGCCGCCGGCCTCGCAGGAGCCTCCACCCGCGAAGGTCTCAGCCTCTGGTATGCGCTGTGGGGTGAGATCGTGCTGAGCGCCCACAACCAGACGATGATCGACATCCTCGACGGGCAGCTCGCCCTGCACCTGACCAGAACCGTGCCCGCGCAACCGGTCGCCGCCGAGCTCGTCGACTTCATGCGCACGGGTCTCGAGCAGCTGCGCGCGCTGTTCGAGCGACGAGATGGCATCGGCGTACGCGAGATCATCGAACCGCTGTTCCTGAGATCGACGATCGATCCGCTCCGCGCGGCGGCTGCGTTCGCCGCCGCATCCGCCTCCAGCGACCCGACACGCATCGGCCGATCACCCGGGGAATGA
- a CDS encoding GntR family transcriptional regulator — MPDRRIDRLNSTRLLGGVEQPLPLITSRADAVVDSLAHSIESGELAPGDPLSVTALVQRLNVAAGTVRSALGALEAMHLIDHRLNRASVVVTPTPAWFVAVAAECSGLSIAAADLGIAQATEAQIAEFATRAATVRELWETDDNDQAVGAEGLWELLDLLAAFSRNRYLSTLHASKRPALVLGIRSLCRPRNPAMLRSVVDALVTAARDRDRLEATDLVRDLYTFVVDGVTDL, encoded by the coding sequence ATGCCCGACCGGCGGATCGACAGACTGAACTCCACGCGACTGCTGGGAGGGGTCGAGCAGCCACTGCCTCTCATCACCTCGAGAGCGGATGCCGTCGTCGACTCACTCGCGCACTCGATCGAGTCGGGCGAACTGGCCCCCGGCGATCCCCTGTCGGTCACGGCCCTCGTGCAGCGCCTCAACGTCGCCGCCGGCACCGTGCGATCCGCCCTCGGCGCACTCGAGGCGATGCACCTGATCGACCACCGACTGAACAGGGCGTCGGTCGTCGTGACACCGACCCCCGCGTGGTTCGTCGCCGTCGCCGCCGAATGCTCGGGCCTGTCGATCGCGGCGGCCGACCTCGGAATCGCGCAGGCGACCGAGGCGCAGATCGCCGAGTTCGCCACGAGGGCGGCGACCGTCAGAGAGCTCTGGGAGACCGACGACAACGACCAGGCCGTCGGGGCAGAGGGACTGTGGGAGCTGCTCGACCTGCTCGCGGCGTTCTCGCGCAATCGATACCTGAGCACCCTGCACGCGTCGAAGAGACCGGCGCTGGTGCTCGGCATCCGCTCGCTCTGCCGACCTCGCAACCCCGCGATGCTGCGATCGGTCGTCGACGCGCTCGTCACCGCCGCGCGCGATCGCGACCGTCTCGAGGCGACCGACCTGGTGAGAGACCTCTACACCTTCGTGGTCGACGGAGTCACAGACCTCTGA
- a CDS encoding FMN-binding negative transcriptional regulator — MRHTPRYLMTDPHEVKRLIRGNPWATFVSPASTGLVASHYPALLIEDEHEIVIASHFGRPDEQLHELGDHEVLVIIQGPHDYVSPSLYAPGDLVPTWNHVTAHLYGTPEILSEEENYAMLAQLTDHFEKGTPHGRSLSEDEAGTRRAAKGTVGLRMRVDRFDARAKLSQNKSPEVRDNITGRFDETNAALAAEMRRV, encoded by the coding sequence ATGCGCCACACGCCCCGCTACCTGATGACCGACCCACACGAGGTGAAGCGCCTCATCCGCGGCAACCCGTGGGCCACGTTCGTGTCGCCCGCGAGCACCGGACTGGTCGCCTCGCACTATCCCGCGCTGCTGATCGAAGACGAGCACGAGATCGTGATCGCGAGTCACTTCGGCCGCCCCGACGAGCAGCTGCACGAGCTGGGAGACCACGAAGTGCTCGTGATCATCCAGGGCCCGCACGACTACGTGTCGCCCAGCCTCTACGCGCCGGGAGACCTGGTGCCGACCTGGAACCACGTCACGGCCCACCTCTACGGCACACCCGAGATCCTCAGCGAGGAGGAGAACTACGCCATGCTCGCGCAGCTCACCGACCACTTCGAGAAGGGCACCCCGCACGGGCGCAGCCTGTCGGAGGATGAGGCCGGCACGCGTCGCGCGGCGAAGGGCACCGTGGGCCTGAGGATGCGTGTCGACCGCTTCGATGCGCGCGCCAAGCTGAGCCAGAACAAGTCTCCCGAGGTGCGAGACAACATCACCGGGCGGTTCGACGAGACGAACGCGGCACTCGCGGCCGAGATGCGGCGCGTCTGA
- a CDS encoding DMT family transporter — protein sequence MKEQSSVIVRPRTPLSSRAGLWWGLLGVTAFSFTLPFTRIAVGGLSPLFIGSGRAVVAAALAALALAATRQHPPTRAQWWRLAIVAGGVVVGFPLLTSFAMTAAPASHGAVVIGLLPAATAVMVVLRTREHPGREFWWFAALGAAAAVVFASLQNGGLGELHWADLLLFGAVLAAAIGYAEGGLLAREIGSWQTVSWALVLAAPLMLALSLASAFTDPPTASPVQWLAFAYLAVVSMFLGFFAWYRGLAIGPMAPVSQIQLVQPVMSIAWAALLLHEQIGWPTALGGIAVILCAALAVRTRLNRPRPATNP from the coding sequence ATGAAGGAACAGAGTAGCGTTATCGTCCGGCCGCGTACACCGCTATCCTCACGCGCCGGACTCTGGTGGGGTCTCCTCGGCGTCACTGCCTTCTCCTTCACTCTCCCCTTCACCCGCATCGCGGTCGGCGGCCTCTCGCCGCTGTTCATCGGATCCGGCCGCGCGGTCGTCGCCGCAGCACTCGCCGCCCTGGCGCTGGCGGCGACGCGTCAGCATCCGCCCACCAGGGCGCAGTGGTGGCGACTCGCGATCGTCGCCGGCGGCGTGGTCGTGGGATTCCCCCTGCTGACGTCGTTCGCGATGACCGCTGCGCCCGCGAGCCACGGCGCCGTGGTGATCGGCCTGCTGCCGGCAGCGACCGCCGTGATGGTGGTGCTGCGCACTCGAGAGCATCCCGGACGAGAGTTCTGGTGGTTCGCCGCCCTGGGTGCCGCCGCGGCTGTCGTCTTCGCGTCGCTGCAGAACGGCGGTCTCGGCGAACTCCACTGGGCCGATCTGCTGCTGTTCGGGGCGGTGCTCGCGGCGGCCATCGGATACGCCGAGGGCGGGCTGCTCGCGCGAGAGATCGGCTCATGGCAGACCGTCTCGTGGGCGCTGGTGCTCGCGGCGCCGCTGATGCTCGCGCTGAGCCTGGCTTCGGCGTTCACCGACCCGCCGACCGCCTCGCCCGTGCAATGGCTCGCCTTCGCCTACCTCGCCGTGGTCAGCATGTTCCTCGGATTCTTCGCCTGGTATCGCGGGCTCGCGATCGGGCCCATGGCCCCTGTCAGCCAGATCCAGCTGGTTCAGCCCGTGATGAGCATCGCCTGGGCCGCACTGCTTCTTCACGAGCAGATCGGCTGGCCCACCGCACTGGGCGGCATAGCCGTCATCCTGTGCGCCGCTCTCGCGGTGCGCACTCGTCTGAACCGTCCCCGACCCGCCACAAACCCCTGA